A single genomic interval of Oceanithermus profundus DSM 14977 harbors:
- a CDS encoding Fur family transcriptional regulator has product MACNREQLTQLIEQRHLRATEARCRILELLHETHEHYTPEEMLEALRERGKPLSIATLYQNLAKLAEAGLISRFVGPDGHTRYDVNTEPHHHLVCKICGRMVDVGVEGPLERLRPTALFEEEEDEVAAWSVGDVHLEFHGVCPACRAKMAHEEKRTA; this is encoded by the coding sequence ATGGCCTGTAACCGCGAGCAGTTGACCCAACTCATCGAGCAGAGGCACCTTCGGGCCACCGAGGCGCGTTGCCGCATCCTCGAGCTCCTGCACGAAACCCACGAGCACTACACCCCCGAGGAGATGCTGGAGGCGCTGCGCGAGCGCGGCAAGCCGCTCTCGATCGCGACCCTCTACCAGAACCTGGCCAAGCTGGCCGAGGCGGGCCTGATCTCCCGCTTCGTGGGGCCCGACGGCCATACCCGCTACGACGTCAACACCGAGCCCCACCACCACCTGGTCTGCAAGATCTGCGGGCGCATGGTCGACGTGGGGGTCGAGGGGCCGCTCGAGCGGCTGCGGCCCACGGCGCTCTTCGAGGAAGAAGAAGACGAGGTCGCGGCCTGGAGCGTGGGCGACGTGCACCTCGAGTTCCACGGGGTCTGCCCCGCTTGCCGGGCCAAGATGGCCCACGAAGAAAAACGCACCGCGTGA